The genome window TCTCCATCCACGCGTCCCGCATCCTGGCCACCTCCGACCTCGACTCCTCCCAGGCCAACTTCTCCACCTACCTCGGCCGACCCTGGAAGATGTACTCGCGGACGGTCGTCATGATGTCGTACATCGGCGACCACGTTCACCCGCGGGGGTGGTTGGAGTGGAACGCTACCTTCGCGCTCGACACGCTCTACTACGGCGAGTACATGAACTCCGGCCCCGGGGCGGCCTTGGCTCGGCGGGTCAGCTGGCCGGGCTACCGGGTCATCACGTTGCCCGTCGAGGCTAGCAAGTTCACCGTGGCGCAGTTCATTTTTGGATCCTCGTGGTTGCCTTCAACTGGAGTGGCTTTCTTGGCTGGTCTTAGCACTTAATAACCACGACTaagctatatatacatacacgtaTACATACACTTTCTAGTGGTGatccaattttaattttctcaaaatcCATAATTTCTATGGAGGAAAATTGTGAGTAGCTCTGATCTACCGTGATTTACTTCCTCTCATATTTTCTATCAGGCCGAAGCACGGGACTTTAGGACCTGGGATTCAAAGAAAATTGTGGGTAGCCTATTTCTTCATTTACTATGGGccagtaaataatataattttaatgcaATTTCATTTACCAGGCCAGTATTTGGATTACCATAGgtaagaatataatatagtgattaTGTATACGCCAGTGCTGGGAGTTCAAATTTCTGAATTGACATAAGTACGCGCAAGGATATTGTGATTTggttacattttttaatttgtattatttcCCTTCAACTCAATGTATTTTGTATGAGTATGTAAAGCAAAGatttattaaaatgaaaaatgttattttgaatattttcagAAATCtacattattatcattaattagCGTAGGCCTTGCTTAGCTTGTTGCCGTCCCGTCGGTAGGTGTGAATAGAATAATAAATGCATTCAATAATTTGTGACTGTTGAGgaaattttacaaataattGACTGATAGTATCCGTTTTTTATGTATGTGGGTCAAAACAAGACAAAAACATTAAACTACTTTGACCAAATCCAGAACATGATATTTGACATCtaaggggttttttttttattttttaaatgttaaataagctcttaaatattatacaatataacaattaaatctctgaacttttaaaatatacaattaacgctccaaaattttattttcatgaatAGAAGCCTGTCAACCGATTATAATAGCCGGTCACTACCATTCCGACAAAAATTTGGCTAACTTCGATAACTTTTTGATGGTCATAAATTTACCTTTGAAGAAGTAACCATTTCTAATCGcttttggtcaccttcttcgGAGAAGGGGACCGttttttattgctttaattttctccTAGAGAAGGTGACCATTTCTAGTCACCTCTCCGACCTAGAGGCGACCATGTTCCAATCGCCTTCCCTTTTCAGAAGATGGCGACCATCTCCACTTTTGGTCACCTCTCCGAAGAAGGCGCCCAATTTTTGTTGCCTTTTTTGGAAATAGCAACTAGTTTTGGTTGCTACTTCGAAGAGGGCGACCAATCCAATATAATCAACTAGCAATGCATTTGGGAGGTGCCCAACGATAATTATATATGATGGTTAGCAGTATAGAGTTGGTTACCGATAAATTAAATCTATTTGATCGATTTTAATGAGTTTGATGATTTAATTGTACCTTTTCAAAGTTCAgtagtataattattttatgagttaataccacaaatagtcctctgactattgggggtagtactccttttagtcctcgactttcaattcgaccacaaatggtcctctgacttttatttttgaccacaaatagtcctctgttaaaatttctgttaaataggtgttaaatctaggggtaatattgccaaattgattaatattattatgattacttcttttttataattatatgacaacataattaatttcaaacattaataaacattaagttaataaatataaaaataaaatggacgtgacaaattacataaatgaacaaattaaataaaaattcatgattaatgtccgcaatttgtaattgattaattatattaattcaacggtggcggccttcagttatgtcccaaaaaatgtttgatcgattaatgaagagtgaaaaataTTAGtcggccatgtatgaacaaccatgaaaataatggaagcaaggtttttgaaaaaaaaaattcaattttaatctgttggttaaattaaatcagatagctctaatattaaatcttcattttgcacgcataattacaagatataaggtgcattattttttatttaggagtatttatatttgttaattgtttcaattatgcttgttggtgaaaagttataaacatttttattttatgaccattatatatatcaatttgacgataatacccatagatttaacacctatttaacagaaattttaatggaggactatttgtgatcaaaaatgaaagtcagggGACCATTTgcggtcgaattgaaagtcaaggactaaaaagAGTATTACctcaatagtcagaggaccatttgtggtattaactcttattttattgTGTAAAGTTCAAGGCCTAATtgaccattttcttttttttttaaatagaaaaaataataaattaatatggaACGACGTTAAATAAAATGACTAATTTTAAGAACGTCACTGTAATCtaagaatgaaaattaaaagctCAATCTACTCAATAATGATGCACAAGTAATTGTCATTTAAATACACTACTAGGATAGGATAGGATAGTATTAATGATTGTCTCAATCACAAGAAGTCTTGTTGTCACTAGCATGAAATGAGAAGAGAGAATGCCCTGACAAGCTGGAATATGATCACCAAAATGTTCCCTGCCAAACAACACATTACACATTATCTAAAGGAATTCAAAAACTCATTCACAAGTTCCTCTCAATGAAATCCCAGATTCTCTCTTCCATGTAGATACGGTCCCTGTGTCGCCGGGGCATGTGCCGCTCATCGGGAAATATGAGCAACTCGTAAACCTTCCCGGTAGCCACGAGCGCATTGATCAGTCTTGCAGTGTGCCTAAAGTGCACGTTTTCATCGATCATGCCGTGCACCAGTAAAAGCTTCCCTTTTATCTTGCTGACATGGTGCATCACCGAGCTCTCGGTATACCCTGACTGGTTCTCACAAGGAAGACCCATATACTTTTCGGTGTAGAATGTGTCGTATCCATCCCATGATGTCACTGGGGCACCCGAAACAGCACATCTGAATACCTCAGGAAACCTTGCCAGTGTCATAGCCGATAGATATCCGCCATAGCTCCATCCGTACAGTCCAATGTGACCTTCTTTCGCAATCCCATGCTTCACAAGCCACTCGGCTCCTGTTGCTTGATCCTCGGTATCAACACCGCCACAGTTGTTCTTCAGTGCACCTTCAAACTTGAGTCCTCGTCGAGCAGTGCCTCTGTTATCCATCTGTAACCACGAAAACAAACAGGTTAAGAATTTCTTCCCTTCTTTAATGTTTTTCGTTGCTAGAACTGAATTTACTCCTTCAAAGTGACTAGACACATGTTTAATCCAATAGCAaactgttaggatcaagcgcttaccactacaccaaaagCTATAGAGCCACATTGTGCTGGACTAGGCCCttactggcctccgcccaacaatccccctcccagCAGCAACGACTTGAACCCGTGAATTGGCTTTGATActacttgttaggatcaagcgtctaccactatgccaaaagctatagagCCACATTGTGCTGGACTAGGCCgttaccggcctccgcccaacaatccccctcccaACAGCAGCGACTTGAACCCGTGAATTGGCTTTGATActacttgttaggatcaagcgtcTACCACTATGCCAAAAAGCTATAGAGCCACATTGTGCTGGACTAGGCCattaccggcctccgcccaacaatccccctcccaACAGCAGCAACTTGAACCCGTGAATTGGCTTTGATActacttgttaggatcaagcgtcTACCACTATGCCAAAAAGCTATAGAGCCACATTGTGCTGGACTAGGCccttaccggcctccgcccaacaatccccctcccagCAGCAGCGACTTGAACCCGTGAATTGGCTTTACCCGTGAATTGGCTTTGATACTACTTGCTAGGATCAAGCGtctaccactacgccaaaagctatagctagtagtgaaaacgcaactttatttctttatgccgccacacattttcgagagccAGGGTGCTggccgcccaacaatccccctagccacatggtgctggacttggcccttacggcctccgcccaacacaaACTCAGTTCACTGTTTAAGCAGTCCATGGACTGTGTTCTCAGATGCACAGAGCAGCCCAAAAGAACTAGCTGCAGTATTAACAAAGTTGCAAAATAACAAACTTCCAAGCTTATAGGGAAACTATGCAGGAAAGAGTAACTAGTTCATACTACAAGCTTGTAGACCAGATACCAGTTGATCACATAAGAAAAGAACCAGGGAAACACTAACCTTCCAAACTAAGACGCCTTTGCTTCTCAGAAATTGAGCTCTCATATCAACTGTGTTTGTCCATGAATCACCGATGAGTTGTACACTAGGGCCACCATATACTTGAACCATGGTTTTATATGGCGGAGGTCCAAACCTTGCTTCGTCTGGTTTATATAGTGCCCCGTACAAAGTAGTCCCATCCTTTGCCTGTATCTGAATTATCTCTGGAGGTTCAAGCTGGAGCATTTTGAATCTTGGAATGACAATCGGTTGATCATGCAAATGCATTATGAAGTTTCCGTCATGCAaagagaataatgaaattttaggAGGTGCAACCAAGGAATCATGAATATCTACAAATCTTTGCATCTGGTGATCAAGCACAACCACATGTTTTCCCCTTCCCTGTGTCAATCTTAATGGTGCCTGTAAGGGGCTGTTCATGTCAGGGAACAATTTAGCACAGTAAAGGTGAGATTCCAAAGGACTATCTAAAGTACCCATAAAATATACAAGGCCAGCAGCTTCATTTACACCTACAACTTGTTCAACCATCCAATCACCTTCAGTTAAAGGGCCCAAGCATGTTCCGTTAGAATCATGCAGATACAAATGTCTGAAGCCGGTTTTCTCACTTGCCCAGATGAATTCCCCGGGAGATCTATTCAGTCCTTTGTCCAAAGGTGTGAAGCAATCATGCAGGTTGATCCAGGTGTCATTTTCTTCAACCATAAGCACTTTTCTTTCACCCGTTTTAATGTCAAACTTCAGGATTTTTAGTTTGGAATGTGATCGATTCAAAATCTGAGCAGTAAGAATATTTCCATGCATCCAATTCACTCTCGCCAAATATTCCTCAGCATCATTTGTACCATACTTTCCTCCACACAGAAGGTCCATCCAAGTTACAGGACCTCCATTCGAAGACACTACCCCAAGGTGAACTTTTACATTTGACCCACCAGCAAATGGGTAAGCATGGTCCTCCTGTGCCTCTGGACCCGTGGAACTTTTACCTTGGTGCATGATTCTGAAAAGAGGTATATCAGATGAATCAACCTTTGTAAATGCTACAAATTTGCTGTCCAGTGACCACCAGTATCCATTCTTCCGGTCCATTTCTTCCTACATCAAGCAGAAACGGGGATAAGTTCAATCCAGCATATAAAGCAGCAACCAGAATATCCTTCAGCTAGAAATTGGAAATGAACTTTTTTTAACACtgaaaaatattaatgtattaaagaGATCAAGGCAACTCTTTGCCCCAaagtatttataataaaaaaataaaaataaaaataaaaagagcgTGGAAAAATAATCAGATTTTGAAGATGTAAAAATTATTAAGGGAAATCGATATAAAAGTTCAATAAGCAAAATTCTGTTCTTTGTAACAAGTATTTTGTTCCACCTTTCTAAtaattgaaaagaaatttaaaaataaaaaataaaaaatcaagggATGTATGGTATCACGTAAAGGACATAGCATacacattttacactctttagAAGCACCTGACCTAAAAGTAATtggaaatgaaattttaatctCACCTGGGCTATATACTCAGCAAGAGCATGTACCtgaagaaggaaagaaaaacaCAATTTTAGTACCATACTCAAAAACTCTAGAAAGGGAAGCAATAGACATCTTAACCATCACAGCGGTCTAAAAGAAATACAGAGAAACATGATTAACAATTCTACTTACAATACCTGAACAAGAATTACTAGTGAAGCTCTTTTAAAGTTTCTTGAATGTAGGGTGCAGGTAGAATTAGATAAAAGGGAGATAAAATCTGATCCAACAACGTAAATGAACCCTTACAATGATGTTTCCATTGGCACCGGATGTTAATTGCTTGGACTTATTGTGGATGAGGTCAAACACATTGAGCTCATTGTCTTTCACATATGCAAGCTTGGTTCCATCTGGTGAAATATGTGGATCTATAATTGGTGAGGACGAGGCACTTGGTATCTTAAGTTCTGGTTCTCCATGAAGATCCTGGAAGTATATCTGTTCACATATAAAGCAATCATCAACTGAACTGATGatcacaaaatatatactcTGGAGCTCTAAAAGTTACACCGCATAGGAGTTTTTATAAAAATGCCAGAAAAGATTTAGTTTTGGATTTAAAAAATCTGATGAGAATTTCCCTTTAACTATACTTATTGAGTCATGATTAAACCCAGCAAGCACAAACAGTTATGTGATGGTCCAGCTATGCTCAGATTATTTTACTTGGTAAATCCCTGCTTCTCCATCATTGAGTTCATCAACAAAACAGTAACAGAGGTTTCAACATTTTCTTTGCAgcagggaggaaaaaaaaagaatttacttAGTTGGCATACTACATAACTTTATATTAAGAATAATGAccaaattttaaactttagtTGGCATACTACATAAAAAATAAGCACCGTTCAAACCTACAAGCACACTAAAAGTTCAAGTTGGAATGCATATAGAAATGTATTTGTAGCTAGCTCTAAGTAAATGTAAGTTTAGAACATCAGATATTAAGTATCAAAGTTTATCTTAAACCAATGCTGAAAACTATTATCAAACAGAAGGGATGTGAACAAACCCCAGCAGGTAATGGCACCATAACGGTCTTCCTTATTGAGCTTGTCTTCACCCATTCGTATCGGGTTACACCCAACCCACGCTCCCGTGACCTCTCCCTTCTCAATTTCTCTTCCGCTGATAGATTATTCTCATCAAGACCACCATCAGGAGGACTGAATAGTAATTCCTGCTTACCGTTCTTGAGATCAAATACATAAACCTTCCTATTCAAAGTTTGATTGGGACTAAACAAATACGTCACTAGGCTATCATCAGGACTGAAACTAATTGAAGTTGGCGCTCCATAACCAGGCAATGGGTACTGCACTATCTCCTCAACAGGAAACAGGAGGCAATCCTCTAGAGGCTTAACAATATTAGTATCAGTAAGCGGCATTTCACAAGAAGATGATCTTGAACGTTTCAAACTCTTCTTGCTATTAGCATCTGTAGATTGCATTACAAACTAAATTACCAGGAGTGCGCATTGAACTGTGAAAACCAATTAATCTGCAAACAACAAAAATTTGTATCAATTCCAACACAAACACAAACTCTCCAAGCCACAGTAATGAATAAAATGCTCAGGTCCTTCttgaaattcaaattacaaaaCCAAATCCCagattatttacaaaaaaacatAACTTTCCATCCATTTCCTCTTTATTTCCCCTTAAAACAACAGCTAATCAAACCTAAACCTCTCATCTTTATCTTGTTTCTGAATTTAGAATTTTGTCTGAAAATTCCCAGGAAAAGAAACCCGCCGAATTCAAGGATTAGAGAAGTTAATACTAAGAAAATCCCAGATTATCAACAGCAGGGATGATCCAAAACACAGCCCACGGTGATAAAATAATCAACGATAAATGAATGTCGAAGATAATTAATAGAAATCAGTAATTAGACTTGAAATCTGACCTTAACTAGACAGAGAGTTTGGATTGATCGGCAAGAAAAGAACAAGGATTCCGATTCCCTTTTGCTCTTTTCTTCAGATTAAGAAAGAAATCGGAATCAGAGAATCAAGGCCGGGTTgctcttttcttcaactttcCAAGAAAATGAAACTTAAGAGTAGAAAATAGCAACGAAGCAACCTCTCACGTGAactgaagaaaaacaaaaaaggacaAATACTGTGGAATATTTTGTACATTTTCTAAGACGGCAAAGCGCGTGGGGTTACGCAAGAACCGTTCGTGCGtggagtgaattattgtacagCATGATTGCTATGCTGCCGTTGTTGGGGACTGATCAATTCTGGGCGAAGTCAAATCAATCTGTTGGTGgaatgattttttcttttattcccCTACCAAACACTACTTTTTAATGAAAATCTATTCCTCGTaaaccaaaaatttaatttcaaagcTTAGTATAATTCCTCGATCAGAATAATTGATGATCTGATTCTTAAGGGTGtatttgaaaactttaaaactagatttttgaaaaatcattttaCGAACTGTTTATGTTTAGCAAAGGATGACAATTGACTTCTATCACTTTAGGATTGCTGTAAAGCTTAAATAATCTCTGATTCAGAACTACACAAGTTTCAATTCCAAcataatgtattttaatttataaatgcaCAACTGCATACAAAGAAGCATGGTTTATCACTTATAAATGGCCCATTTTGTAGTGGATTTGTGAGATATAGATCCTTGTAATCATGAAGTTAATGGAACTAGAGTTTTAGTTGATTCCTCTGTTGAACAGAATAATGAGAATAAGCAAGCAGAAGAGAATAATGAACAAAAGAGAAACCTAAAGATTCTGATTGTAGGTTTGTCCCTCACAATCTGATTGTAGATTATAGGCACCAAAGACAAGATTATCATTAAATTGAAGCTCCAACTAAGGCTGAGATTttgatcaatttatttatttatttatccaGTAGGTGAAGCAAAAGACAGCATGATTGAGAAGACAGATGCTTCAAATAAAGTGATCtgctattgttttatttattgtgCTGCTTAATGGTAATCTGTTTTGGTTGTTTCCATTAAATTGGACTAAAATTCTGATTAGCCTACTTAGAACTGAGAAGCCCTTAGTAAAACTGCGCCAGTTGAAGGAACTAAGactgtgtttggttgacaggtttagatattaggaatgagtatcaaagtcattgttattgtttggttgacaggttttagAACATTactgatggatttaattaacccgggtagcccgaatcaataaacccgataaGATTATAGGGGTATGACAAGTAACGGATCAAAGTGTACCTCGGaggtattttatatattgaataaaggATAAAGTTATTACAAGATTGTGTAATAATAGGACAAGAATGTCGTTAGGACAAAGTATGATGAAGATGTCTCAATAGGACAATGTTGCATGTTTTTATACTAATTCCTAGGCCCAACCGCTCGGAGAGAACCACTCTAACGGCCTAAGACCGCGTCAAGCCGGGACCCCGAGGGGTCAAGTCATGGGCCGGGGTCGGCCAAGTCGACCCCGATGGGTCAACTTGGGCCCAATACGGCCCAGTCGTGTGGGCCCGGGTTGGCCTCCTATTACCGCTCCGGGGCTGACCCGTGGTAGACCCGGTTAGTATttatccatcatcagtcccccactctctGAGCTGCGAGAAGTCGTCAGCGAAAGAGAGTAGTTCAGCAATAAATTGTACCCCGAGCCACGCTACCTCGCCTAAAATCACGGCCAAAATATTATCCATGTCTAAAAATCGCCTCCAAATATTATCTCGCACCACTCCCGGGTCGTCCGTAATTACTATCGCAGTAGGAGTCTACAAGCAGATGAATTCCAAAATCCAAGTCATACTTATCCCCTACTAGTTCAATCCTATCATAGTTCTTCCACTCCTACACTCTATAAAAGGTCTTGGAAATTGCAAGACATCCCCCACACTCAACCATCCCATCACCATCAATTCTCCTTACACTTCCTCTTCCCAACcactttttcaaaattcaaaaatcacttttcactttcccccatttttccttctcttcccCTCTATATAATCCCCCTTCGTTTTCATTTTTCCTCCCCCACACATGAACACAAATCTTCCTCTCTCCCCAAATCCTCCCATTTTTCCGGCCGCGAGAAAATGCCACCGCCGAGCCCCCGCAGTCGCCGGTCAACCACCGCCGCCTACTGCCACCGACGCGCCATCGTCGCCGGTCAACCATCATCGCCCACTACCAGAACGTCGCTACCTCGCCCTCGCGCCACCAGCCCGCCGTCGACGCCGCTGCCGAGACCGCACCGTCAGCCCGCCGTTGATGCCACTGCCGAGCCCGAGCCATCGCCGCCGACCCCGAGGAACCGCCGCCGAGCCCGAGTTTCCCCCAAATCCGAGTCCGAGTCCACCCCGTGTCTCACCTCAAGTCTCCACTTCGTTTCGTCTTAGAGTTGGGTTGGTAATTCCACTCCTTTTAGAGTTCCATGCGTTTCATTCCATTGCATGCCATTGTCTTCCCCTGACCCCTACTTGAGTTTGTTGGACTCGATTAGCTTCCTTGATTTGCCAATGGATAATGACGACCCCATTCCTTTAGAGTTATTTCCCCCTCAGCCCGTGGAGGTCGTTATGCCGCCTCCACATCCTCCTATAGCGGCCTGGCCCCTCCGGGCCATCATGCCTACTAGTCTCCCGGAGCCCTTCTCTCAAACTAAATACACCGAGCTTGACTCCACTCTTCCAAGTGAGGTTACCGTCTCTATGGACGAGTATGACGTTGCATGTGCCCGCTCGTTGCTTGGGCCCACTGTAGAGATGGTAGTACCTCCTTCCGAGAGCACCATCTTAGAGCCTCCATCACCACACTTTTTTGGTGTCCACCTTAGGTCCCTTGAGATGGGCCTATGCTTCCCCTTTCATCCTTTCGTTGTTAGTGTACTTAATTATTATGGTATTGCCCCAAGGCAACTAGTGCCGAACTCACATCGTCTTCTAGTTGCTTTCTTGATTAGGTGTGCCCGGCGCGACCCCATCCCTAGCGCTTTTCAATTACTACTTTAATATTGGGTGCTCCTCGGCTACCCTAGGCAAGGGGTTCGCGGGTTTCTCGGCCCATCCTAATAGGAAGATTTTTCATGAGCctaagggggtgtttggatACTGGCTGATCAGCCATTTTTCAGCTTTTTTGACCCACTTTGGCTGTTTGACTTAGTCAATAAGCCAAAatgggtgtttggtaaaatagctTTTTCTTTGAGCTGATTGCCCCAACCAGCTGAAATTAGAAAACGCTACAATGGGCAGCATTTTCAT of Ipomoea triloba cultivar NCNSP0323 chromosome 3, ASM357664v1 contains these proteins:
- the LOC116013261 gene encoding uncharacterized protein LOC116013261 — protein: MQSTDANSKKSLKRSRSSSCEMPLTDTNIVKPLEDCLLFPVEEIVQYPLPGYGAPTSISFSPDDSLVTYLFSPNQTLNRKVYVFDLKNGKQELLFSPPDGGLDENNLSAEEKLRRERSRERGLGVTRYEWVKTSSIRKTVMVPLPAGIYFQDLHGEPELKIPSASSSPIIDPHISPDGTKLAYVKDNELNVFDLIHNKSKQLTSGANGNIIVHALAEYIAQEEMDRKNGYWWSLDSKFVAFTKVDSSDIPLFRIMHQGKSSTGPEAQEDHAYPFAGGSNVKVHLGVVSSNGGPVTWMDLLCGGKYGTNDAEEYLARVNWMHGNILTAQILNRSHSKLKILKFDIKTGERKVLMVEENDTWINLHDCFTPLDKGLNRSPGEFIWASEKTGFRHLYLHDSNGTCLGPLTEGDWMVEQVVGVNEAAGLVYFMGTLDSPLESHLYCAKLFPDMNSPLQAPLRLTQGRGKHVVVLDHQMQRFVDIHDSLVAPPKISLFSLHDGNFIMHLHDQPIVIPRFKMLQLEPPEIIQIQAKDGTTLYGALYKPDEARFGPPPYKTMVQVYGGPSVQLIGDSWTNTVDMRAQFLRSKGVLVWKMDNRGTARRGLKFEGALKNNCGGVDTEDQATGAEWLVKHGIAKEGHIGLYGWSYGGYLSAMTLARFPEVFRCAVSGAPVTSWDGYDTFYTEKYMGLPCENQSGYTESSVMHHVSKIKGKLLLVHGMIDENVHFRHTARLINALVATGKVYELLIFPDERHMPRRHRDRIYMEERIWDFIERNL